In the Hordeum vulgare subsp. vulgare chromosome 7H, MorexV3_pseudomolecules_assembly, whole genome shotgun sequence genome, one interval contains:
- the LOC123408532 gene encoding uncharacterized protein LOC123408532, which produces MGTGQIVGVLQIGGEFTTDADGLMSYSGGEAHAMLIKSDWTFSAFKHEISSTLNNLKVDQFLFKYFLPKNNRTLISISNDKDLRRMVEFHAESETTYIYVIKKVDNSAKSVVADSATPTHAIAVVPTTPDGSKRQKVCAEWKDVITGVGQVFESPKDFRDALHKYAIAHRFHYRFIKNDSTRVTAECTGEDCPWRIHASKSPANIDFMIKKISETHTCESETVKSHRLASQRWVASVIKEKLRDSPHYRPRDIANDLQQEYGLCLNYSQAWRGRSIAQKELYSAHDEACIQLPLFCESIKETNPGSVATVVTMEDSKFCFFVAFHASLYGFEHGCRPLLFLDAVSAKSNKQWKLLTATSVDGQGDVFPVAFTVVDNESRENWHWFLEQLKYSLSASHDITFISNGENGLWDEVPLVFPDSHHGYCMDFLIGAFKRQLDDAWTEEVRDAMVELLKRAIFSCTVDEFNLCMEQIKSESDKLAEWLLEIKPERWSDAFFMGSRYGQYSCNISSTVLDWIPPRHELPVVQLVDTIRCKLMDMMYTRRESANEWPDGLTPVANQKLQEEVSKAHSLNVMPTESDGDGNLFKVCDDSVNVVNIEKFDCTCRKWNVSGLPCMHAIAVFEHTGQYAYDYCVQYFTTKCYRSTYSMSINPIPDVILGPTTSTDNCQSLATFPFPIRTRRRVGRPKEKPADPRITIKRAVRCSRCKGYGHNKATCKIPISGEALPALPALPPAELSDVHN; this is translated from the exons ATGGGGACGGGACAAATTGTGGGTGTTCTTCAGATAGGTGGCGAATTCACCACAGATGCTGATGGGCTTATGTCCTATTCTGGTGGAGAGGCACATGCAATGCTTATCAAAAGTGACTGGACTTTCAGTGCATTTAAGCATGAGATATCTTCAACGCTTAATAATCTCAAGGTCGACCAGTTCTTGTTCAAGTATTTCCTCCCAAAGAATAATAGGACCTTGATTTCTATTTCCAATGACAAGGACCTACGTCGCATGGTTGAATTCCATGCAGAGTCGGAGACGACATACATTTATGTCATAAAGAAGGTCGACAACAG TGCAAAGAGCGTTGTTGCTGACTCGGCCACTCCTACACATGCAATTGCCGTTGTCCCAACGACTCCGGATGGGTCTAAGAGACAAAAGGTGTGCGCAGAGTGGAAGGATGTGATCACTGGAGTCGGCCAAGTATTTGAAAGCCCCAAGGATTTCCGTGATGCCTTGCATAAGTATGCCATTGCACATAGGTTCCATTACAGATTTATCAAGAATGACTCAACTCGTGTTACTGCAGAATGTACTGGTGAAGATTGCCCATGGCGGATACATGCTTCCAAGTCTCCTGCCAATATAGATTTCATGATCAAGAAAATATCTGAAACCCACACCTGTGAATCTGAAACTGTGAAAAGTCATCGTTTGGCGTCACAACGATGGGTTGCTAGTGTTATAAAGGAAAAGTTACGTGATAGCCCACACTACAGGCCAAGAGACATTGCAAATGATCTCCAACAGGAGTATGGATTGTGCCTAAATTACTCGCAGGCTTGGCGTGGAAGATCAATTGCTCAGAAAGAACTTTATAGTGCACATGATGAGGCATGCATCCAGCTACCATTGTTTTGTGAAAGTATTAAGGAAACAAACCCTGGAAGTGTGGCAACAGTGGTAACTATGGAAGATTCAAAAttctgtttctttgttgctttccatGCATCGCTTTATGGTTTTGAGCATGGGTGCAGGCCACTCCTTTTCCTTGATGCAGTATCTGCAAAATCGAATAAGCAATGGAAGTTACTGACTGCTACTTCAGTTGATGGACAAGGGGATGTGTTCCCAGTTGCATTCACTGTAGTGGACAACGAGAGCCGTGAAAATTGGCATTGGTTTCTTGAGCAACTAAAATATTCACTGTCGGCATCTCATGACATAACATTCATATCTAATGGAGAAAATGGATTATGGGATGAAGTACCATTGGTGTTCCCTGACAGTCATCATGGATATTGCATGGACTTCCTTATTGGAGCATTTAAGAGGCAATTGGACGATGCGTGGACTGAAGAAGTAAGAGATGCTATGGTTGAGCTTCTTAAGAGGGCCATATTTTCATGCACAGTTGATGAGTTCAATCTGTGTATGGAGCAAATTAAAAGTGAATCTGATAAGCTTGCTGAATGGCTTTTGGAGATCAAACCTGAGCGGTGGTCAGATGCCTTTTTCATGGGGTCGCGGTATGGTCAGTATTCATGCAATATTTCCAGCACTGTTCTTGACTGGATCCCCCCAAGACATGAGCTTCCCGTTGTGCAGTTGGTTGACACAATAAGATGCAAGCTCATGGATATGATGTACACACGCAGAGAGTCTGCTAATGAATGGCCTGATGGATTAACGCCTGTAGCTAACCAGAAATTGCAGGAAGAAGTGAGCAAAGCTCACTCACTGAATGTTATGCCCACAGAAAGTGATGGCGATGGTAATTTGTTCAAGGTATGCGATGACTCAGTTAATGTTGTCAACATTGAGAAGTTTGACTGCACCTGCCGAAAGTGGAATGTTTCTGGgttgccatgcatgcatgcaattgcAGTATTTGAGCACACTGGGCAATATGCATATGACTACTGTGTACAGTATTTCACGACGAAATGTTACCGCTCGACCTATTCAATGTCCATAAATCCGATACCTGATGTTATTCTGGGTCCTACTACATCAACGGACAATTGTCAGAGTCTAGCGACATTCCCGTTCCCAATTCGAACTCGTCGACGGGTTGGCAGGCCGAAAGAGAAACCAGCTGATCCGCGCATCACAATTAAAAGGGCAGTGCGCTGCAGCAGATGTAAAGGTTATGGTCACAACAAAGCAACTTGCAAAATTCCTATCAGCGGCG